One Anaerolineales bacterium DNA window includes the following coding sequences:
- a CDS encoding WecB/TagA/CpsF family glycosyltransferase codes for MTIPRGNILGVHVSAVNMAQALETIDGWLEKQERHYVCITNAHGILECRDHPEWRTIFNRSGMTTPDGMSLVWLLKLRGHRSVSRVYGPDLMRLVCEHSVPACRRHFFYGSTPETLADLSRGLQKKYPGLQVAGMHSPPFRPLTPAEGDEVVRMINKAKPDILWVGISTPKQEQWMAEHYGKLNATVLIGVGAAFDFLSGRKRQAPRWMQRSGLEWLFRLATEPGRLWRRYARYPLFCLLAAAHLLGLTRYD; via the coding sequence ATGACGATACCGCGCGGAAACATCCTCGGCGTGCACGTCAGCGCTGTGAATATGGCGCAGGCGCTGGAGACAATCGACGGATGGTTGGAAAAGCAGGAACGTCACTATGTCTGCATCACCAATGCCCATGGCATCTTGGAATGCCGCGATCATCCCGAATGGCGGACGATATTCAACCGCAGCGGCATGACAACCCCGGACGGGATGTCTCTCGTATGGCTCTTGAAACTCCGCGGGCACCGCTCGGTAAGCCGCGTGTACGGTCCCGATCTGATGAGATTGGTCTGCGAACATTCCGTACCTGCCTGTCGAAGGCATTTTTTCTACGGCTCCACACCCGAGACTCTGGCGGATCTATCCCGCGGATTACAGAAAAAATATCCGGGGCTACAGGTGGCGGGAATGCATTCTCCACCCTTTCGGCCGCTTACGCCGGCGGAGGGCGATGAAGTCGTACGGATGATTAACAAAGCCAAGCCGGACATCCTGTGGGTGGGCATCAGCACACCAAAACAGGAACAATGGATGGCCGAGCATTATGGCAAGCTGAACGCGACGGTGCTGATCGGGGTCGGCGCCGCCTTCGATTTCCTATCCGGCCGGAAGCGGCAAGCCCCGCGCTGGATGCAACGATCCGGCCTGGAGTGGCTGTTCCGGCTGGCGACAGAACCCGGCCGCCTGTGGCGGCGGTACGCCCGATACCCCCTGTTCTGCCTGCTGGCGGCCGCCCACTTGCTGGGATTAACGCGATACGATTGA
- a CDS encoding sugar transferase translates to MFRRFSTDFALFSILLDGFLILLSLFAASVLRPMLNTLPLIKEVFGYQSFPDFLYLVFPAVWVLSYLVFSVYNPGRNLRSEEEFVRLILGSLQAGIALAGVLFFTYRDFSRALFLSFFGLGCVSTIGWRVLYIGLRLSGYSLAPNQNVLIIGAGLVGKDLQQKIAERQDLRLRLAGFLDDDPQKRAGNPLILDVLDNARRVVQEYKVDHVIMALPRRAHERLSRLVSDLHDLPVKVYVIPDYFALTMHHAAVEEFAGIPVLDLRAPALSDYQRLVKRAFDVTATLLLLPVSLPMMGLIGLAVRLESRGPVLLHQTRVGENGRLFKMHKFRTMVENAEALRHLVERRDNQGRLIHKAADDPRTTRLGGLLRRLSLDELPQFFNILRGEMSLVGPRPEMPYLVDQYEPWQRKRFAVPPGLTGWWQVHGRSDKPMHLHTEEDLYYIQNYSPWLDILIILKTVGAVFSRRGAY, encoded by the coding sequence ATGTTCCGCCGCTTTTCCACCGATTTCGCACTGTTTTCCATCCTCCTGGACGGCTTCCTGATCCTCCTGAGCTTATTCGCGGCCTCGGTGCTTCGCCCGATGCTGAACACGCTTCCGTTGATTAAGGAAGTGTTCGGATATCAATCGTTCCCCGACTTCCTCTATCTGGTATTTCCGGCCGTCTGGGTCCTCTCTTACCTTGTCTTTTCCGTCTATAATCCGGGGCGCAACCTCCGCTCAGAAGAGGAATTCGTCAGGCTGATCCTGGGATCCCTGCAGGCGGGAATTGCGCTGGCCGGAGTGCTGTTCTTCACCTATCGGGATTTCTCCCGCGCGCTGTTCCTCAGCTTTTTCGGGTTGGGTTGCGTTTCCACGATCGGCTGGCGGGTGCTTTATATCGGGCTCCGGCTAAGCGGATACAGCCTTGCGCCCAATCAGAACGTGCTCATCATCGGGGCAGGCCTCGTCGGCAAGGATCTCCAGCAGAAAATAGCCGAGCGCCAGGATCTCCGGCTGCGGCTGGCGGGCTTCCTCGACGACGATCCACAGAAGCGCGCCGGCAATCCGCTGATCCTTGACGTGCTGGACAACGCCCGGCGGGTGGTCCAGGAGTACAAGGTGGACCATGTCATCATGGCCTTGCCGCGCCGCGCCCACGAACGCCTCAGCCGCTTGGTGTCGGACCTGCACGACCTGCCGGTCAAGGTGTATGTAATCCCGGATTATTTCGCCTTGACCATGCACCATGCGGCCGTGGAGGAATTCGCCGGGATTCCGGTCCTCGACCTGCGCGCCCCGGCGCTCAGCGACTACCAGCGTTTGGTCAAGCGGGCCTTCGACGTGACCGCGACACTTCTGCTCCTTCCCGTTTCGCTGCCGATGATGGGATTGATCGGCCTGGCGGTGAGGCTGGAGAGCCGCGGTCCGGTCCTGTTGCATCAGACCCGGGTGGGAGAAAACGGGCGGCTTTTTAAAATGCACAAGTTCCGGACGATGGTGGAAAACGCCGAAGCGCTCCGCCATCTGGTGGAGCGGAGGGACAATCAAGGCCGCCTGATTCATAAAGCGGCCGACGATCCCCGGACCACCCGGCTGGGCGGCCTCCTGCGCAGGCTCAGTCTGGATGAGCTGCCACAATTCTTCAACATCCTCAGGGGTGAGATGAGCCTGGTCGGGCCACGGCCGGAGATGCCCTACCTGGTCGATCAGTACGAACCCTGGCAACGCAAGCGCTTCGCCGTGCCGCCCGGATTGACCGGATGGTGGCAGGTGCACGGGAGGAGCGACAAGCCGATGCACCTGCACACGGAAGAAGACCTTTATTACATCCAAAATTATTCCCCCTGGCTGGACATACTCATCATACTGAAGACGGTCGGCGCGGTCTTCTCGCGCCGTGGGGCATATTAG
- a CDS encoding glycosyltransferase family 4 protein, with translation MRVLFLHGVGDLYGASRCLVRLASALREDGHEVEVWLPDAGPIVTKLESAGVACELAPELRGITRNTYHRRRSLIHFLSESPGRILSLSRKIRAARPDVVHTNMATLVTAGLAARLSGRPHLWHVREWFGEFSREWVIFQWLLRVCSDRIVCISKTVADQFHPVIRKKTRIIYDGLSDSEIQAVSQARVQAFKSKFGLERHPAVGVVGRIKWKRKGQEVFLRAASLLRNEFPQTRFLCIGSPFPGNEDHLESLQRLAAELGMNHMWIVTGDVDENLAAIAALDILVHPPCQPEPFGMVVTEAMALGKPVIGSDLGGIKEQVENNRTGLLIPPNDPPALAEAIKILLNNETLRLTMGARGRARCRECFSWESFYRSMLEEYYVLAPPPTI, from the coding sequence ATGAGAGTCCTCTTCCTTCACGGAGTGGGCGATCTGTACGGGGCAAGCCGCTGCCTGGTGCGGTTGGCTTCGGCTCTGCGCGAAGACGGACATGAAGTGGAAGTCTGGCTTCCGGATGCGGGTCCGATCGTCACCAAGCTCGAATCCGCCGGTGTGGCCTGCGAATTGGCGCCGGAATTGCGCGGCATCACGCGGAACACGTATCATCGCCGGCGCTCGTTAATCCATTTTCTCAGCGAGAGTCCCGGCCGAATCCTCTCCCTGAGCCGGAAAATCCGTGCCGCCCGGCCGGATGTCGTGCATACGAACATGGCTACGCTCGTCACCGCAGGTCTCGCCGCGCGGTTGTCCGGCAGACCCCACCTTTGGCACGTGCGGGAGTGGTTCGGCGAATTCTCACGGGAGTGGGTAATATTCCAATGGCTTCTGCGGGTCTGCTCCGACCGAATTGTGTGCATTTCCAAAACCGTTGCGGATCAGTTCCATCCCGTTATCCGGAAAAAGACAAGGATAATTTATGACGGATTGTCCGACAGCGAGATCCAAGCGGTAAGCCAAGCACGAGTCCAAGCCTTCAAGTCCAAATTCGGATTGGAAAGACATCCGGCGGTAGGAGTTGTCGGCCGGATTAAATGGAAACGCAAAGGTCAGGAGGTCTTTCTTCGGGCGGCCTCCTTGCTTCGGAACGAGTTCCCCCAAACGCGGTTTCTCTGCATCGGCAGCCCTTTTCCCGGGAACGAAGATCACCTGGAATCATTGCAGCGGCTTGCCGCGGAGTTGGGGATGAACCACATGTGGATTGTAACCGGAGACGTGGACGAAAATTTGGCAGCGATCGCCGCTTTGGATATTCTTGTTCATCCTCCCTGCCAGCCTGAGCCATTCGGGATGGTTGTGACCGAAGCCATGGCGCTTGGGAAACCGGTCATCGGATCGGATCTCGGCGGGATCAAGGAACAGGTGGAAAACAATCGTACGGGTCTTCTGATTCCGCCGAATGATCCACCCGCCCTGGCGGAAGCCATAAAGATTCTGCTCAACAACGAGACTCTGCGATTAACGATGGGCGCCCGGGGCAGGGCACGCTGCCGGGAGTGCTTTTCCTGGGAATCATTCTACCGATCCATGCTTGAGGAATACTACGTCTTGGCACCTCCTCCAACGATCTAG